Proteins found in one Litorihabitans aurantiacus genomic segment:
- a CDS encoding DUF948 domain-containing protein translates to MSVSLGDIAGLVAAVAFVALVIAIAVPLLKLGSVLEETRTSVSRFTQATLPVIDEAAQTVRGANAQLAKVDTVTTSAAEIGTNVSALTTLVSATVARP, encoded by the coding sequence GTGTCGGTATCTCTCGGTGACATCGCCGGCCTCGTGGCCGCCGTCGCGTTCGTCGCGCTGGTGATCGCGATCGCCGTGCCCCTGCTCAAGCTCGGCTCGGTCCTCGAGGAGACCCGCACGTCGGTCTCCCGCTTCACGCAGGCCACGCTGCCCGTGATCGACGAGGCCGCCCAGACCGTCCGCGGCGCCAACGCCCAGCTGGCGAAGGTCGACACCGTGACCACCTCGGCCGCCGAGATCGGCACCAACGTCTCGGCGCTGACGACGCTCGTGTCCGCGACGGTCGCCCGACCCTGA
- the rpsD gene encoding 30S ribosomal protein S4: protein MASNRARNQVRLSRALGIPLTPKAARAFEKRPYPPGEHGRARKRQESDYAVRLKEKQRLRAQYGIREAQFRNTFDEARKHPGLTGDTFVELLEQRLDALVLRSGFARTIAQARQAVVHRHILVDGKLVDRPSFRVKPGQTIQVKPKSQTMTPFQVAAAGAHRDVLPQLPGYLEVSLEKLRATLTRAPKRAEVPVTADVQLIVELYAR from the coding sequence GTGGCATCCAACCGCGCCCGCAACCAGGTGCGCCTCTCGCGCGCCCTCGGCATCCCGCTGACCCCGAAGGCCGCCCGCGCCTTCGAGAAGCGCCCCTACCCGCCCGGCGAGCACGGTCGTGCCCGCAAGCGCCAGGAGAGCGACTACGCCGTCCGCCTCAAGGAGAAGCAGCGTCTGCGTGCGCAGTACGGCATCCGTGAGGCCCAGTTCCGCAACACGTTCGACGAGGCGCGCAAGCACCCGGGTCTGACCGGTGACACGTTCGTGGAGCTCCTCGAGCAGCGCCTCGACGCGCTCGTGCTGCGCTCGGGCTTCGCCCGCACCATCGCGCAGGCCCGCCAGGCCGTCGTGCACCGTCACATCCTCGTGGACGGCAAGCTCGTCGACCGTCCCTCGTTCCGCGTGAAGCCGGGCCAGACCATCCAGGTCAAGCCCAAGTCGCAGACGATGACGCCGTTCCAGGTCGCCGCCGCCGGCGCGCACCGCGACGTGCTGCCCCAGCTGCCGGGCTACCTCGAGGTCTCCCTCGAGAAGCTGCGCGCCACGCTGACCCGTGCGCCCAAGCGCGCCGAGGTCCCCGTGACCGCCGACGTCCAGCTGATCGTCGAGCTCTACGCCCGCTGA